AACCGTTTGCTTGGCTAGTTGCATCGCGATCGCCCTTGGCAAGCCTGCCGCCACGCCACCATCTGCCATTGCTTCAACCATGAGCGCAACGTAAGCGGGACCAGAGCCAGATAAACCTGTGACCGCATTCATCAGTGATTCGGCAACTTCGACGACTGTACCAACCGCCCCAAAAATTTTTCGCACAGCATCTAACTGAGCTGCGGTTACTAAGGCATTCGCGGCGATCGCAGTTACGCCTGCACCCACTTGTGCTGGTGTATTGGGCATAGCTCGGATAATTGGTTTAGAGGGGAACATTACCTCTAGTTGCGCCAAAGTTACACCAGCCAAAATTGACACAATGCAAGTAGCAGGTGCATTTGCTAAACCGATTGCGGCTGCATTGAGTGATTGTGGTTTAACGGCAAGAAGCATAATCTCTGCTGCCGCAGCCACGAGATTATTTGGTGTAACTTGTACACCATACTTTTTTTCTAAGAGCGCACGACGCTCTGGCATCGGATCGCTGACGCAGACATCGGATGGCAGGTAAAGGTTACTAGCGATCAGGCGAGACAAAATTGCCTCACCC
This genomic stretch from Pseudanabaena galeata CCNP1313 harbors:
- the proC gene encoding pyrroline-5-carboxylate reductase, which produces MKAQLSIIGGGVMGEAILSRLIASNLYLPSDVCVSDPMPERRALLEKKYGVQVTPNNLVAAAAEIMLLAVKPQSLNAAAIGLANAPATCIVSILAGVTLAQLEVMFPSKPIIRAMPNTPAQVGAGVTAIAANALVTAAQLDAVRKIFGAVGTVVEVAESLMNAVTGLSGSGPAYVALMVEAMADGGVAAGLPRAIAMQLAKQTVLGTAQLLTETNLHPAQLKDQVTSPAGTTIAAIAQLEKAGLRSAMIEAVLAATRRADELGN